The Plasmodium relictum strain SGS1 genome assembly, chromosome: 9 genome window below encodes:
- the PDI-11 gene encoding protein disulfide isomerase, putative produces MKISHQFFFLFFISLFLRVSFCLYKDIEEIKTVDCPKKFEELLASKKICVVQFYATWCRVSRGFANDFISIAKTLKDNVTFIAIKDEDIANKYKIESFPSLQLFFVNGDKKEVEKFDGTYRIKDVVTFIYDSIKNYRLRELNVDTSKNKSSYKKKSKHKSDGKVIVLNDNNFDKNVLQNDDNVWFVFFYAPWCGHSKPIHPMFDELAKKVSHLKNAKIAKIDATVEQRTAQTYRISHYPSFRLFPSGNKNSFSAIDYNESRTVEDFYQFFLKYYVEKKEVIQLTSQQVFDEYCEKGVCLLAFLPNKEDTEPIYFKSYIDILKNVLKDMNNLPVTLLWTQAGDQLDIIQKLNLMFGFPTVIALNFSKNVYSVLKGNYSEQSIKSFITQMMMGKSSVENLVAFTVKNAPKFIFDNMNEINTEL; encoded by the coding sequence atgaaaatttctcatcaattttttttcttatttttcatttctctttttttgaGAGTAagtttttgtttatataagGATATTGAAGAAATTAAAACAGTAGATTGCCCtaaaaaatttgaagaaTTATTagcttcaaaaaaaatatgcgTTGTTCAGTTTTACGCAACTTGGTGTAGGGTATCAAGAGGATTCGCAAACGATTTTATAAGTATTGCTAAAACATTAAAAGATAATGTAACTTTTATAGCTATAAAAGATGAAGATATAgctaataaatataaaattgaatCATTTCCAAGTTTAcaacttttttttgtaaatggGGATAAGAAAGAAGTTGAAAAATTTGATGGAACTTATAGAATTAAAGATGTAGTTACCTTTATATATgattcaataaaaaattatcgcTTAAGAGAGTTAAATGTAGATactagtaaaaataaaagttctTATAAGAAAAAGTCTAAACATAAAAGTGATGGAAAAGTAATTGTATTAAATGATAACAACTTtgataaaaatgttttacaAAATGACGATAATGTTTggtttgtttttttttatgcacCATGGTGTGGTCACAGTAAACCAATACATCCAATGTTTGATGAGTTGGCAAAAAAAGTAtctcatttaaaaaatgcaaaaataGCCAAAATAGATGCAACAGTAGAACAGAGAACAGCTCAAACTTATCGTATAAGTCATTACCCATCTTTTAGATTATTTCCATCtggaaataaaaattcatttagtGCAATAGATTATAATGAATCAAGAACAGTAGAAGATTtctatcaattttttttaaaatattatgtagaaaaaaaagaggtTATTCAATTAACTTCTCAGCAAGTGTTTGATGAATATTGTGAAAAAGGTGTTTGTCTTCTAGCATTTTTACCAAATAAAGAAGACACAGAAccaatatattttaaatcttATAtcgatattttaaaaaatgttctTAAAGATATGAACAATTTACCAGTAACACTACTATGGACACAAGCTGGTGATCAATTAGACATTATTcagaaattaaatttaatgttTGGATTTCCTACTGTTATTGCcttaaatttttcaaaaaatgtttattcCGTTTTAAAAGGAAATTATTCTGAACAGTCtataaaaagttttattaCTCAAATGATGATGGGAAAATCTTCAGTTGAAAATTTAGTGGCCTTTACTGTAAAAAATGCTcctaaatttatttttgataatatgaatgaaattaatacagaattataa